The DNA region AGGGGAGCAGAAAGTCGGTCATCAGGTACCTGCCGATCTGCTGCGTGGTCGGCCCTCCGGGTGCGAGGGGCCGGATCGGCCAGGGCGTCGTGTAGACGATGACGAGCAGCAGCGCGAGCATCCCCAGGCAGATCAGCCCCGCCGGGAGCCGCTGGAAGCTCGGGCTCCCGAACTCGACGTCGACGATCTTGTGGGTCAGCATGACGCCGAAGAGCAGGAGGACCAGGATTCCGCCCACGTAGATCATCACCTGGGTCGCCGCAAGGAAATCGGCATGCAGGAGAACATAGAGCCCCGCCACGCCCATGAAGGCGAACAGGAGCGCGAA from Candidatus Eisenbacteria bacterium includes:
- a CDS encoding NADH-quinone oxidoreductase subunit J; this translates as MSDEIRVGAFLAFALLTVGAAIVVAFARAIIYSVFALLFAFMGVAGLYVLLHADFLAATQVMIYVGGILVLLLFGVMLTHKIVDVEFGSPSFQRLPAGLICLGMLALLLVIVYTTPWPIRPLAPGGPTTQQIGRYLMTDFLLPFEVISVLLFAVLVGAAAMARGEARR